The following nucleotide sequence is from Streptomyces bathyalis.
CTGCCCTGGAGTGAGGGACGCACCATCACGGTGTAGACGGAGCACCAGTGGCGCTTGAGCCGGTGCGCGTTGAGGAGCAGGAACGCGCCGGCGGCGACCGAGCCCTGCTCGTCGCGGCCGACCAGCATCCGTGCCCGGCCGGCATCGACGGAGACGAGGTGGGCCATGAGGTCCTGGCGTATCGCCTCCGGTGTCACCGGTGGCACGAAGCCGACGGCACCTCCGGCGTTGGTCACGTCGGCCCACAACGTGCACAGTTCGTCTCGCAGTTGAGCGTTGACGGGCGGGTCGAGTTCGAACGTGAGCGGCATGGGACCGACCATATCCGAGTATTCGACGGGGATTTTCCGTGACCCATTCGGTCTCATGCGCACCTCCGAGTGTCCGCTAGTCAGTGAAAAGGTAAAGATGACCGGCGCGCCGCCAGAATTTGGATGATCGCCTTTGTAAAGGTCTCTCTGTTTCGTGACGGGAGGCGGAGGCATCCATGGTGGACAAGAGAAAGTCAGCGGTGCGCGGGCTGTGGTGCGTGGTGTTCTGCGCGGCCGCGACGGTGTCGCTGTCGCCCCCGGCGACATCCCAGTCGGCACCCGAACCGCGTCAGGCGCTCAAGGAGCGCTATCACGCGACGTTCCACGGCGGAATCGCGACTGCCGCGAACGCGTCGATCACATGCCGCAAACCGGTGGGCAACGCTGCTCCCTGCAACTCGGTGCAGAACGGCGGTCCGGGCCGGAACAGCGAATACGACATGTTCTACTCCGACGTCGACGGTGACCCGAACACGTACAACTCAACGCGGGCGTCCCTGCGCATGCCCGAGAACTCCCGGGTCAGGTACGCGCGCCTGTACTGGGGCGGCAATCTCCGCGTCGGAGAGATCAAGCCCGCCAAGGACAACGGCCGGGTGCTGATGGCCGAGCCCCGCGGTTCGTACCGCGCGCTCAAGGCCGACACGGTCAGCAAGCACAGCCGCACGGGCGGGCCGGACGCCTACCAGGCCTCCGCCAACGTGACGAACCTGGTGAGGAACAGCGGCCCCGGCACCTACACGGTGGCGCAGCTCAACGTCGCCAAGGGCCACTCCAAGGCCGGTGCCTGGGGCGGCTGGACGCTCGTGGTGGCGTACGAGCACGACAAGTCGCCGGTCCGGCACCTGAGCGTGTGGGACGGATTCGCCGCGTCGGACAGCCGCTCCGACGGCGTGCCCATCGCGACGCGCCCGACGAGTTTCGCCCCGGGCGCCAAGGGGGCGGTGGGTGTCGTCGGTTACGACGGCGACCGCGGTTCCACCGGAGACTCCGTCCTCCTTTCCGCCAACAAGCGCAAGGGCACGCCGCTCTCCAATTCGGCGAACCCGAAGGCCGACGCG
It contains:
- a CDS encoding GNAT family N-acetyltransferase translates to MPLTFELDPPVNAQLRDELCTLWADVTNAGGAVGFVPPVTPEAIRQDLMAHLVSVDAGRARMLVGRDEQGSVAAGAFLLLNAHRLKRHWCSVYTVMVRPSLQGRGHGRDLMSAIEKTARGMDDITALRLTCRGGLGLERFYEACGYREVGRLPDAIKVADDDFRDDVTLWMDLA
- a CDS encoding DUF3344 domain-containing protein, translating into MVDKRKSAVRGLWCVVFCAAATVSLSPPATSQSAPEPRQALKERYHATFHGGIATAANASITCRKPVGNAAPCNSVQNGGPGRNSEYDMFYSDVDGDPNTYNSTRASLRMPENSRVRYARLYWGGNLRVGEIKPAKDNGRVLMAEPRGSYRALKADTVSKHSRTGGPDAYQASANVTNLVRNSGPGTYTVAQLNVAKGHSKAGAWGGWTLVVAYEHDKSPVRHLSVWDGFAASDSRSDGVPIATRPTSFAPGAKGAVGVVGYDGDRGSTGDSVLLSANKRKGTPLSNSANPKADAFNSTITNSGRQVPGRVPAHRNTLGYDSDRFDAREALRPGGNSLLFRFTPGKDDYLLGALYTQVDARR